From Epinephelus lanceolatus isolate andai-2023 chromosome 12, ASM4190304v1, whole genome shotgun sequence, the proteins below share one genomic window:
- the LOC117272132 gene encoding activated CDC42 kinase 1-like isoform X3, protein MGETAEYQRLQETSESDYQRLPSDDEEKLGSSMQCEEGTEWLLELLMEVQLQQYFLRIRDDLNVTRLSHFDYVKNEDLEKIGMGRPGQRRLWEAVKRRKAMCKRKSWMSKVFSGKRPDGGDFPQQGQLASSFRKLSPTPPLGLGEGVLATQPGGGAPLDGQQQALTCLIPEKDLTLFEKLGDGSFGVVKRGEWLTPSGKVLNVAVKCLKTDVLSQPDALEDFICEVNAMHSLDHQNLIRLYGVVLTHPMKMVTELAPLGSLLERLRCVRPQGPVLIHTLCQYAVQVACGMAYLEQRRFIHRDLAARNILLASAHRVKIGDFGLMRALPNNHEHYVMQEHRKVPFAWCAPESLKTRTFSHATDTWMFGVTLWEMFTHGQEPWLGLNGSQILHKIDKEGERLPKPEDCPQDIYNVVLQCWAQKPDDRPTFVALREFLLETMPTDMCALQDFDEPDKLLIQVNDVITIIEGRAENYWWRGQNKRTLKVGPFPRNVVTSVAGLSAHDISRPLKNSFIHTGHGDSNPHRCWGFPDRIDDLYLGNPMDPPDVLSVDLSNAQPTQLPGRARKPCYDPVNDDEDLTSAGLKRLSLRKTGSVKGLKLKPAAWVSASKQSGGRISGSGRNPNSEVSLIDFGEEFPSPTPSPSPVIEIQIPSLAKLTLEAENILDRTPPQSPSKSLPRPLHPTPVVDWDARPLPPPPAYDDVAQDEDDMEVSSINSSEQQHEEEQSEVHNPDETLYSGQKVECNALVSRGPDRSGLEDNLFLPSKQSQGLSTSFSQSAEIFQELQQECMRRLNVPSGSAARSSSPSQSSVSCPQTPQTQEGHQSVFSSNEVRPQIPPRVPIPPRPIKRGDYTSARWSKDLSLSPTPADTTEEVSGSNQERPPMIPPRDPLSQPGSRTPSPMGLVVGSPQQRVYSVSPTTMQAPLTSCPPTHTYGSYLSTSPGKLMPTTHSFASDPKYAAPKVIQAQAQGKDATSKGPCILPIVRDGRKVSNTHYYLLPERPPYLDRYDRFFREAESLPASGVEERPLRQANTATVRPMVVSSQTLQGHTQGQGLVQPGELKANFSSNNNSSLGGLRSGMKTSVSLPRVCSDGLTAAAVTASCIRTDGGWNSADRVKMVQEAVHGVTIEECQAALQNHNWNVQKAIYYLKVEQLFCLGLRSRSECLKLLEMCDWNLEVASTQMLDNYGSTTRQRR, encoded by the exons GTGTTCAGTGGTAAGCGTCCAGACGGAGGAGACTTCCCCCAGCAGGGCCAGCTGGCCTCCTCCTTTCGTAAGCTGTCTCCCACACCTCCACTGGGCCTCGGGGAGGGCGTCCTGGCCACACAGCCTGGTGGTGGCGCTCCTCTTGACGGGCAGCAGCAGGCTCTGACCTGCCTCATCCCAGAGAAGGACCTGACGCTGTTTGAGAAGCTGGGCGACGGCTCCTTTGGTGTAGTGAAGAGAGGAGAGTGGCTGACACCTTCAGGGAAAGTG CTGAACGTAGCTGTGAAGTGTCTGAAGACAGACGTGCTCAGCCAGCCCGACGCTCTAGAGGACTTCATCTGTGAGGTCAACGCCATGCACTCCCTGGACCACCAGAACCTCATTCGCCTCTACGGTGTGGTGCTCACACACCCAATGAAGATG GTGACCGAGCTGGCTCCTCTGGGTTCTCTGCTGGAGCGTCTGCGATGTGTTCGTCCACAGGGCCCAGTGTTGATCCACACTCTGTGTCAGTATGCCGTACAGGTGGCCTGTGGCATGGCCTATCTGGAGCAGAGGAGGTTCATCCACAGGGACCTGGCAGCCAG GAACATCTTGCTGGCGTCGGCTCACAGAGTAAAGATTGGGGACTTTGGCCTGATGAGGGCGCTGCCCAACAACCATGAGCACTACGTCATGCAGGAGCATCGAAAGGTCCCCTTTGCATG GTGCGCCCCGGAGAGCCTGAAGACCAGAACGTTCTCCCATGCTACAGACACGTGGATGTTTGGAGTCACTCTCTGGGAGATGTTCACACATGGCCAGGAGCCTTGGCTGGGCCTCAATGGGAGCCAG ATCCTGCACAAGATCGATAAAGAAGGTGAACGCCTCCCAAAGCCTGAGGACTGTCCGCAGGATATCTATAATGTGGTGCTGCAGTGTTGGGCTCAGAAACCAGACGACAGACCCACCTTTGTCGCCCTGCGAGAGTTCCTGCTTGAG acCATGCCCACAGACATGTGTGCTCTGCAGGACTTTGACGAACCCGACAAACTCCTGATCCAGgtcaatgatgtcatcaccaTCATAGAGGGGAG GGCAGAGAACTACTGGTGGCGAGGTCAAAACAAGCGGACCCTTAAGGTCGGACCTTTCCCCAGAAACGTGGTGACATCAGTAGCGGGTTTATCAGCTCATGACATCAGCCGGCCGCTGAAGAACAGCTTCATCCACACAGGACACGGAGACAGCAACCCTCATCGCTGCTGGGGCTTCCCTGACAGGATCGACGA TTTGTACCTCGGTAATCCCATGGATCCTCCTGATGTCCTGAGTGTGGACCTCAGTAATGCTCAGCCCACGCAGCTACCAGGACGAGCTAGAA agcCTTGCTACGATCCAGTAAACGACGACGAGGATCTGACTTCGGCAGGACTAAAGAGATTATCGCTTCGTAAAACGGGTTCTGTGAAAGGCTTAAAACTGAAACCTGCTGCCTGGGTCTCTGCCTCCAAACAGAGTGGCGGCCGGATTTCAGGCTCAGGCCGCAACCCCAACAGTGAAGTGTCCCTCATTGACTTTGGGGAGGAGTTCCCCTCGCCCACACCGTCCCCCTCCCCTGTGATTGAAATTCAGATTCCCTCACTGGCAAAGCTCACGTTGGAAGCAGAGAACATCCTGGACCGGACTCCACCTCAGAGTCCATCTAAATCATTGCCCCGCCCCCTTCACCCAACACCTGTAGTGGACTGGGACGCTCGGCCTTTACCTCCACCCCCAGCCTATGATGATGTAGCCCAAGACGAAGATGATATGGAG GTGAGCTCCATCAACAGCTCGGAGCAGCAGCATGAAGAGGAGCAGAGTGAAGTCCATAACCCAGATGAGACTCTCTACTCTGGACAGAAGGTGGAGTGTAACGCTCTTGTCTCCAGGGGTCCAGACAGATCAGGCCTGGAGGACAACCTGTTTCTCCCCAGCAAGCAGAGCCAAGGTCTGTCCACCTCCTTCTCCCAGTCAGCAGAGATCTTCCAGGAACTCCAGCAGGAGTGCATGAGAAGGCTCAATGTACCGAGTGGAAGTGCTGCACGGTCGAGCTCGCCATCCCAGAGCTCAGTCTCATGTCCTCAGActccacagacacaggaggGACACCAGAGTGTCTTCTCCTCCAATGAGGTCAGACCCCAGATCCCCCCACGTGTCCCCATCCCCCCTCGCCCCATAAAGAGGGGTGACTACACATCTGCTCGTTGGTCAAAGGATCTCTCCCTGTCACCGACGCCAGCTGACACCACAGAGGAGGTTTCAGGCTCAAACCAGGAACGACCACCTATGATCCCTCCCAGGGACCCTTTGTCCCAGCCGGGCTCCAGGACTCCCAGCCCCATGGGCCTGGTAGTGGGCTCCCCCCAGCAGAGAGTGTACTCTGTCAGCCCCACCACCATGCAGGCTCCTCTTACCTCctgcccccccacacacacctaCGGCTCCTACCTCTCCACATCTCCGGGTAAACTCATGCCTACCACACACAGCTTTGCCTCAGATCCTAAATATGCTGCACCCAAAGTGATCCAGGCGCAGGCGCAGGGGAAGGACGCCACCAGCAAGGGCCCCTGTATCCTCCCCATCGTCCGTGATGGACGTAAAGTCAGTAACACTCACTATTACCTTCTACCAGAGCGGCCCCCGTACCTCGACCGCTACGACCGCTTCTTCAGGGAGGCAGAGAGCCTGCCTGCCAGCGGTGTGGAGGAGAGGCCTTTACGGCAAGCTAACACCGCCACCGTCAGACCCATGGTGGTCAGCAGCCAGACTCTCCAAGGACACACCCAGGGACAGGGGCTCGTCCAGCCAGGCGAGCTGAAGGCTAATTTCTCCTCCAACAATAACAGCAGTCTGGGTGGGCTTCGGTCAGGGATGAAGACATCAGTTAGTCTCCCTCGCGTCTGCTCAGACGGGCTGACAGCGGCGGCAGTCACTGCTTCCTGCATCAGGACAGACGGAGGATGGAACTCAGCTGACAGGGTCAAAATG GTGCAGGAGGCAGTTCACGGTGTGACAATAGAGGAGTGCCAAGCCGCCCTCCAGAACCACAACTGGAATGTCCAGAAAGCTATTTATTATCTAAAG GTGGAGCAGTTGTTCTGTTTGGGTCTGAGGAGCAGGTCAGAGTGTCTAAAGCTGCTGGAGATGTGTGACTGGAACCTGGAGGTGGCCAGCACTCAGATGTTAGATAACTATGGATCCACAACAAGACAGAG ACGGTGA
- the LOC117272132 gene encoding activated CDC42 kinase 1-like isoform X4 — MAQILQKLGSSMQCEEGTEWLLELLMEVQLQQYFLRIRDDLNVTRLSHFDYVKNEDLEKIGMGRPGQRRLWEAVKRRKAMCKRKSWMSKVFSGKRPDGGDFPQQGQLASSFRKLSPTPPLGLGEGVLATQPGGGAPLDGQQQALTCLIPEKDLTLFEKLGDGSFGVVKRGEWLTPSGKVLNVAVKCLKTDVLSQPDALEDFICEVNAMHSLDHQNLIRLYGVVLTHPMKMVTELAPLGSLLERLRCVRPQGPVLIHTLCQYAVQVACGMAYLEQRRFIHRDLAARNILLASAHRVKIGDFGLMRALPNNHEHYVMQEHRKVPFAWCAPESLKTRTFSHATDTWMFGVTLWEMFTHGQEPWLGLNGSQILHKIDKEGERLPKPEDCPQDIYNVVLQCWAQKPDDRPTFVALREFLLETMPTDMCALQDFDEPDKLLIQVNDVITIIEGRAENYWWRGQNKRTLKVGPFPRNVVTSVAGLSAHDISRPLKNSFIHTGHGDSNPHRCWGFPDRIDDLYLGNPMDPPDVLSVDLSNAQPTQLPGRARKEPPPRPPQPSLLIKKPCYDPVNDDEDLTSAGLKRLSLRKTGSVKGLKLKPAAWVSASKQSGGRISGSGRNPNSEVSLIDFGEEFPSPTPSPSPVIEIQIPSLAKLTLEAENILDRTPPQSPSKSLPRPLHPTPVVDWDARPLPPPPAYDDVAQDEDDMEVSSINSSEQQHEEEQSEVHNPDETLYSGQKVECNALVSRGPDRSGLEDNLFLPSKQSQGLSTSFSQSAEIFQELQQECMRRLNVPSGSAARSSSPSQSSVSCPQTPQTQEGHQSVFSSNEVRPQIPPRVPIPPRPIKRGDYTSARWSKDLSLSPTPADTTEEVSGSNQERPPMIPPRDPLSQPGSRTPSPMGLVVGSPQQRVYSVSPTTMQAPLTSCPPTHTYGSYLSTSPGKLMPTTHSFASDPKYAAPKVIQAQAQGKDATSKGPCILPIVRDGRKVSNTHYYLLPERPPYLDRYDRFFREAESLPASGVEERPLRQANTATVRPMVVSSQTLQGHTQGQGLVQPGELKANFSSNNNSSLGGLRSGMKTSVSLPRVCSDGLTAAAVTASCIRTDGGWNSADRVKMVQEAVHGVTIEECQAALQNHNWNVQKAIYYLKVEQLFCLGLRSRSECLKLLEMCDWNLEVASTQMLDNYGSTTRQRR, encoded by the exons GTGTTCAGTGGTAAGCGTCCAGACGGAGGAGACTTCCCCCAGCAGGGCCAGCTGGCCTCCTCCTTTCGTAAGCTGTCTCCCACACCTCCACTGGGCCTCGGGGAGGGCGTCCTGGCCACACAGCCTGGTGGTGGCGCTCCTCTTGACGGGCAGCAGCAGGCTCTGACCTGCCTCATCCCAGAGAAGGACCTGACGCTGTTTGAGAAGCTGGGCGACGGCTCCTTTGGTGTAGTGAAGAGAGGAGAGTGGCTGACACCTTCAGGGAAAGTG CTGAACGTAGCTGTGAAGTGTCTGAAGACAGACGTGCTCAGCCAGCCCGACGCTCTAGAGGACTTCATCTGTGAGGTCAACGCCATGCACTCCCTGGACCACCAGAACCTCATTCGCCTCTACGGTGTGGTGCTCACACACCCAATGAAGATG GTGACCGAGCTGGCTCCTCTGGGTTCTCTGCTGGAGCGTCTGCGATGTGTTCGTCCACAGGGCCCAGTGTTGATCCACACTCTGTGTCAGTATGCCGTACAGGTGGCCTGTGGCATGGCCTATCTGGAGCAGAGGAGGTTCATCCACAGGGACCTGGCAGCCAG GAACATCTTGCTGGCGTCGGCTCACAGAGTAAAGATTGGGGACTTTGGCCTGATGAGGGCGCTGCCCAACAACCATGAGCACTACGTCATGCAGGAGCATCGAAAGGTCCCCTTTGCATG GTGCGCCCCGGAGAGCCTGAAGACCAGAACGTTCTCCCATGCTACAGACACGTGGATGTTTGGAGTCACTCTCTGGGAGATGTTCACACATGGCCAGGAGCCTTGGCTGGGCCTCAATGGGAGCCAG ATCCTGCACAAGATCGATAAAGAAGGTGAACGCCTCCCAAAGCCTGAGGACTGTCCGCAGGATATCTATAATGTGGTGCTGCAGTGTTGGGCTCAGAAACCAGACGACAGACCCACCTTTGTCGCCCTGCGAGAGTTCCTGCTTGAG acCATGCCCACAGACATGTGTGCTCTGCAGGACTTTGACGAACCCGACAAACTCCTGATCCAGgtcaatgatgtcatcaccaTCATAGAGGGGAG GGCAGAGAACTACTGGTGGCGAGGTCAAAACAAGCGGACCCTTAAGGTCGGACCTTTCCCCAGAAACGTGGTGACATCAGTAGCGGGTTTATCAGCTCATGACATCAGCCGGCCGCTGAAGAACAGCTTCATCCACACAGGACACGGAGACAGCAACCCTCATCGCTGCTGGGGCTTCCCTGACAGGATCGACGA TTTGTACCTCGGTAATCCCATGGATCCTCCTGATGTCCTGAGTGTGGACCTCAGTAATGCTCAGCCCACGCAGCTACCAGGACGAGCTAGAA AGGAGCCTCCGCCCCGCCCTCCTCAGCCATCATTGTTAATCAAGA agcCTTGCTACGATCCAGTAAACGACGACGAGGATCTGACTTCGGCAGGACTAAAGAGATTATCGCTTCGTAAAACGGGTTCTGTGAAAGGCTTAAAACTGAAACCTGCTGCCTGGGTCTCTGCCTCCAAACAGAGTGGCGGCCGGATTTCAGGCTCAGGCCGCAACCCCAACAGTGAAGTGTCCCTCATTGACTTTGGGGAGGAGTTCCCCTCGCCCACACCGTCCCCCTCCCCTGTGATTGAAATTCAGATTCCCTCACTGGCAAAGCTCACGTTGGAAGCAGAGAACATCCTGGACCGGACTCCACCTCAGAGTCCATCTAAATCATTGCCCCGCCCCCTTCACCCAACACCTGTAGTGGACTGGGACGCTCGGCCTTTACCTCCACCCCCAGCCTATGATGATGTAGCCCAAGACGAAGATGATATGGAG GTGAGCTCCATCAACAGCTCGGAGCAGCAGCATGAAGAGGAGCAGAGTGAAGTCCATAACCCAGATGAGACTCTCTACTCTGGACAGAAGGTGGAGTGTAACGCTCTTGTCTCCAGGGGTCCAGACAGATCAGGCCTGGAGGACAACCTGTTTCTCCCCAGCAAGCAGAGCCAAGGTCTGTCCACCTCCTTCTCCCAGTCAGCAGAGATCTTCCAGGAACTCCAGCAGGAGTGCATGAGAAGGCTCAATGTACCGAGTGGAAGTGCTGCACGGTCGAGCTCGCCATCCCAGAGCTCAGTCTCATGTCCTCAGActccacagacacaggaggGACACCAGAGTGTCTTCTCCTCCAATGAGGTCAGACCCCAGATCCCCCCACGTGTCCCCATCCCCCCTCGCCCCATAAAGAGGGGTGACTACACATCTGCTCGTTGGTCAAAGGATCTCTCCCTGTCACCGACGCCAGCTGACACCACAGAGGAGGTTTCAGGCTCAAACCAGGAACGACCACCTATGATCCCTCCCAGGGACCCTTTGTCCCAGCCGGGCTCCAGGACTCCCAGCCCCATGGGCCTGGTAGTGGGCTCCCCCCAGCAGAGAGTGTACTCTGTCAGCCCCACCACCATGCAGGCTCCTCTTACCTCctgcccccccacacacacctaCGGCTCCTACCTCTCCACATCTCCGGGTAAACTCATGCCTACCACACACAGCTTTGCCTCAGATCCTAAATATGCTGCACCCAAAGTGATCCAGGCGCAGGCGCAGGGGAAGGACGCCACCAGCAAGGGCCCCTGTATCCTCCCCATCGTCCGTGATGGACGTAAAGTCAGTAACACTCACTATTACCTTCTACCAGAGCGGCCCCCGTACCTCGACCGCTACGACCGCTTCTTCAGGGAGGCAGAGAGCCTGCCTGCCAGCGGTGTGGAGGAGAGGCCTTTACGGCAAGCTAACACCGCCACCGTCAGACCCATGGTGGTCAGCAGCCAGACTCTCCAAGGACACACCCAGGGACAGGGGCTCGTCCAGCCAGGCGAGCTGAAGGCTAATTTCTCCTCCAACAATAACAGCAGTCTGGGTGGGCTTCGGTCAGGGATGAAGACATCAGTTAGTCTCCCTCGCGTCTGCTCAGACGGGCTGACAGCGGCGGCAGTCACTGCTTCCTGCATCAGGACAGACGGAGGATGGAACTCAGCTGACAGGGTCAAAATG GTGCAGGAGGCAGTTCACGGTGTGACAATAGAGGAGTGCCAAGCCGCCCTCCAGAACCACAACTGGAATGTCCAGAAAGCTATTTATTATCTAAAG GTGGAGCAGTTGTTCTGTTTGGGTCTGAGGAGCAGGTCAGAGTGTCTAAAGCTGCTGGAGATGTGTGACTGGAACCTGGAGGTGGCCAGCACTCAGATGTTAGATAACTATGGATCCACAACAAGACAGAG ACGGTGA
- the LOC117272132 gene encoding activated CDC42 kinase 1-like isoform X1, whose protein sequence is MGETAEYQRLQETSESDYQRLPSDDEEKLGSSMQCEEGTEWLLELLMEVQLQQYFLRIRDDLNVTRLSHFDYVKNEDLEKIGMGRPGQRRLWEAVKRRKAMCKRKSWMSKVFSGKRPDGGDFPQQGQLASSFRKLSPTPPLGLGEGVLATQPGGGAPLDGQQQALTCLIPEKDLTLFEKLGDGSFGVVKRGEWLTPSGKVLNVAVKCLKTDVLSQPDALEDFICEVNAMHSLDHQNLIRLYGVVLTHPMKMVTELAPLGSLLERLRCVRPQGPVLIHTLCQYAVQVACGMAYLEQRRFIHRDLAARNILLASAHRVKIGDFGLMRALPNNHEHYVMQEHRKVPFAWCAPESLKTRTFSHATDTWMFGVTLWEMFTHGQEPWLGLNGSQILHKIDKEGERLPKPEDCPQDIYNVVLQCWAQKPDDRPTFVALREFLLETMPTDMCALQDFDEPDKLLIQVNDVITIIEGRAENYWWRGQNKRTLKVGPFPRNVVTSVAGLSAHDISRPLKNSFIHTGHGDSNPHRCWGFPDRIDDLYLGNPMDPPDVLSVDLSNAQPTQLPGRARKEPPPRPPQPSLLIKKPCYDPVNDDEDLTSAGLKRLSLRKTGSVKGLKLKPAAWVSASKQSGGRISGSGRNPNSEVSLIDFGEEFPSPTPSPSPVIEIQIPSLAKLTLEAENILDRTPPQSPSKSLPRPLHPTPVVDWDARPLPPPPAYDDVAQDEDDMEVSSINSSEQQHEEEQSEVHNPDETLYSGQKVECNALVSRGPDRSGLEDNLFLPSKQSQGLSTSFSQSAEIFQELQQECMRRLNVPSGSAARSSSPSQSSVSCPQTPQTQEGHQSVFSSNEVRPQIPPRVPIPPRPIKRGDYTSARWSKDLSLSPTPADTTEEVSGSNQERPPMIPPRDPLSQPGSRTPSPMGLVVGSPQQRVYSVSPTTMQAPLTSCPPTHTYGSYLSTSPGKLMPTTHSFASDPKYAAPKVIQAQAQGKDATSKGPCILPIVRDGRKVSNTHYYLLPERPPYLDRYDRFFREAESLPASGVEERPLRQANTATVRPMVVSSQTLQGHTQGQGLVQPGELKANFSSNNNSSLGGLRSGMKTSVSLPRVCSDGLTAAAVTASCIRTDGGWNSADRVKMVQEAVHGVTIEECQAALQNHNWNVQKAIYYLKVEQLFCLGLRSRSECLKLLEMCDWNLEVASTQMLDNYGSTTRQRR, encoded by the exons GTGTTCAGTGGTAAGCGTCCAGACGGAGGAGACTTCCCCCAGCAGGGCCAGCTGGCCTCCTCCTTTCGTAAGCTGTCTCCCACACCTCCACTGGGCCTCGGGGAGGGCGTCCTGGCCACACAGCCTGGTGGTGGCGCTCCTCTTGACGGGCAGCAGCAGGCTCTGACCTGCCTCATCCCAGAGAAGGACCTGACGCTGTTTGAGAAGCTGGGCGACGGCTCCTTTGGTGTAGTGAAGAGAGGAGAGTGGCTGACACCTTCAGGGAAAGTG CTGAACGTAGCTGTGAAGTGTCTGAAGACAGACGTGCTCAGCCAGCCCGACGCTCTAGAGGACTTCATCTGTGAGGTCAACGCCATGCACTCCCTGGACCACCAGAACCTCATTCGCCTCTACGGTGTGGTGCTCACACACCCAATGAAGATG GTGACCGAGCTGGCTCCTCTGGGTTCTCTGCTGGAGCGTCTGCGATGTGTTCGTCCACAGGGCCCAGTGTTGATCCACACTCTGTGTCAGTATGCCGTACAGGTGGCCTGTGGCATGGCCTATCTGGAGCAGAGGAGGTTCATCCACAGGGACCTGGCAGCCAG GAACATCTTGCTGGCGTCGGCTCACAGAGTAAAGATTGGGGACTTTGGCCTGATGAGGGCGCTGCCCAACAACCATGAGCACTACGTCATGCAGGAGCATCGAAAGGTCCCCTTTGCATG GTGCGCCCCGGAGAGCCTGAAGACCAGAACGTTCTCCCATGCTACAGACACGTGGATGTTTGGAGTCACTCTCTGGGAGATGTTCACACATGGCCAGGAGCCTTGGCTGGGCCTCAATGGGAGCCAG ATCCTGCACAAGATCGATAAAGAAGGTGAACGCCTCCCAAAGCCTGAGGACTGTCCGCAGGATATCTATAATGTGGTGCTGCAGTGTTGGGCTCAGAAACCAGACGACAGACCCACCTTTGTCGCCCTGCGAGAGTTCCTGCTTGAG acCATGCCCACAGACATGTGTGCTCTGCAGGACTTTGACGAACCCGACAAACTCCTGATCCAGgtcaatgatgtcatcaccaTCATAGAGGGGAG GGCAGAGAACTACTGGTGGCGAGGTCAAAACAAGCGGACCCTTAAGGTCGGACCTTTCCCCAGAAACGTGGTGACATCAGTAGCGGGTTTATCAGCTCATGACATCAGCCGGCCGCTGAAGAACAGCTTCATCCACACAGGACACGGAGACAGCAACCCTCATCGCTGCTGGGGCTTCCCTGACAGGATCGACGA TTTGTACCTCGGTAATCCCATGGATCCTCCTGATGTCCTGAGTGTGGACCTCAGTAATGCTCAGCCCACGCAGCTACCAGGACGAGCTAGAA AGGAGCCTCCGCCCCGCCCTCCTCAGCCATCATTGTTAATCAAGA agcCTTGCTACGATCCAGTAAACGACGACGAGGATCTGACTTCGGCAGGACTAAAGAGATTATCGCTTCGTAAAACGGGTTCTGTGAAAGGCTTAAAACTGAAACCTGCTGCCTGGGTCTCTGCCTCCAAACAGAGTGGCGGCCGGATTTCAGGCTCAGGCCGCAACCCCAACAGTGAAGTGTCCCTCATTGACTTTGGGGAGGAGTTCCCCTCGCCCACACCGTCCCCCTCCCCTGTGATTGAAATTCAGATTCCCTCACTGGCAAAGCTCACGTTGGAAGCAGAGAACATCCTGGACCGGACTCCACCTCAGAGTCCATCTAAATCATTGCCCCGCCCCCTTCACCCAACACCTGTAGTGGACTGGGACGCTCGGCCTTTACCTCCACCCCCAGCCTATGATGATGTAGCCCAAGACGAAGATGATATGGAG GTGAGCTCCATCAACAGCTCGGAGCAGCAGCATGAAGAGGAGCAGAGTGAAGTCCATAACCCAGATGAGACTCTCTACTCTGGACAGAAGGTGGAGTGTAACGCTCTTGTCTCCAGGGGTCCAGACAGATCAGGCCTGGAGGACAACCTGTTTCTCCCCAGCAAGCAGAGCCAAGGTCTGTCCACCTCCTTCTCCCAGTCAGCAGAGATCTTCCAGGAACTCCAGCAGGAGTGCATGAGAAGGCTCAATGTACCGAGTGGAAGTGCTGCACGGTCGAGCTCGCCATCCCAGAGCTCAGTCTCATGTCCTCAGActccacagacacaggaggGACACCAGAGTGTCTTCTCCTCCAATGAGGTCAGACCCCAGATCCCCCCACGTGTCCCCATCCCCCCTCGCCCCATAAAGAGGGGTGACTACACATCTGCTCGTTGGTCAAAGGATCTCTCCCTGTCACCGACGCCAGCTGACACCACAGAGGAGGTTTCAGGCTCAAACCAGGAACGACCACCTATGATCCCTCCCAGGGACCCTTTGTCCCAGCCGGGCTCCAGGACTCCCAGCCCCATGGGCCTGGTAGTGGGCTCCCCCCAGCAGAGAGTGTACTCTGTCAGCCCCACCACCATGCAGGCTCCTCTTACCTCctgcccccccacacacacctaCGGCTCCTACCTCTCCACATCTCCGGGTAAACTCATGCCTACCACACACAGCTTTGCCTCAGATCCTAAATATGCTGCACCCAAAGTGATCCAGGCGCAGGCGCAGGGGAAGGACGCCACCAGCAAGGGCCCCTGTATCCTCCCCATCGTCCGTGATGGACGTAAAGTCAGTAACACTCACTATTACCTTCTACCAGAGCGGCCCCCGTACCTCGACCGCTACGACCGCTTCTTCAGGGAGGCAGAGAGCCTGCCTGCCAGCGGTGTGGAGGAGAGGCCTTTACGGCAAGCTAACACCGCCACCGTCAGACCCATGGTGGTCAGCAGCCAGACTCTCCAAGGACACACCCAGGGACAGGGGCTCGTCCAGCCAGGCGAGCTGAAGGCTAATTTCTCCTCCAACAATAACAGCAGTCTGGGTGGGCTTCGGTCAGGGATGAAGACATCAGTTAGTCTCCCTCGCGTCTGCTCAGACGGGCTGACAGCGGCGGCAGTCACTGCTTCCTGCATCAGGACAGACGGAGGATGGAACTCAGCTGACAGGGTCAAAATG GTGCAGGAGGCAGTTCACGGTGTGACAATAGAGGAGTGCCAAGCCGCCCTCCAGAACCACAACTGGAATGTCCAGAAAGCTATTTATTATCTAAAG GTGGAGCAGTTGTTCTGTTTGGGTCTGAGGAGCAGGTCAGAGTGTCTAAAGCTGCTGGAGATGTGTGACTGGAACCTGGAGGTGGCCAGCACTCAGATGTTAGATAACTATGGATCCACAACAAGACAGAG ACGGTGA